One genomic region from Nostoc sphaeroides encodes:
- a CDS encoding DUF4336 domain-containing protein, which produces MLRKIDKNIWIAEQPLKYFGLSVGTRMTVIRFNNGELAVISPIQVDDETTKQLNQLGNVKYIIAPNLFHYLFLSNFKALYPQAKVYAVSALKAKRPEISIDQALEDNGENLLGELECLLFEGFKTFLPSGALPLNEYIFFHAESQTLVLTDTAFYFDESFPMTTKLVSKIIGGYKKLRPSLLEQLATQEKEKVKQSVQKVLRWDFRRVIVAHGSIVEHDAKKQFKEGYEWFLGESL; this is translated from the coding sequence ATGCTCAGAAAAATTGATAAGAATATTTGGATCGCCGAGCAACCGTTAAAGTATTTTGGATTGAGTGTCGGTACAAGAATGACAGTAATTCGTTTCAATAATGGTGAATTAGCTGTTATCTCTCCGATCCAAGTTGATGACGAAACTACTAAGCAACTCAATCAGCTTGGAAATGTTAAGTATATTATTGCCCCAAATCTTTTTCACTATCTGTTCTTATCTAACTTTAAGGCTCTCTATCCTCAAGCAAAGGTCTATGCTGTATCGGCATTAAAGGCTAAAAGACCTGAGATATCTATTGATCAAGCATTAGAGGATAATGGCGAAAATCTTTTAGGCGAACTTGAATGTTTATTATTTGAAGGGTTCAAAACCTTTCTTCCAAGTGGAGCATTACCTTTAAATGAGTATATTTTTTTTCATGCTGAAAGTCAAACTTTGGTTTTGACAGACACAGCTTTTTACTTTGATGAAAGTTTCCCAATGACAACAAAATTAGTATCCAAAATAATCGGAGGGTACAAGAAACTTAGACCATCATTGTTAGAACAGTTGGCTACTCAAGAAAAGGAGAAGGTTAAACAATCAGTTCAAAAGGTACTGCGATGGGACTTTAGAAGAGTTATTGTGGCTCATGGCAGCATTGTAGAGCATGATGCGAAGAAGCAGTTTAAAGAAGGGTACGAGTGGTTTTTAGGGGAATCTCTTTAA
- a CDS encoding Rpn family recombination-promoting nuclease/putative transposase — protein sequence MKTDIIFYRLFQEFPDIFFELIGNPPESASLYQFSSVEIKQTAFRIDGVFLPTQGSENPIYFVEVQFQADGEIYSRLIAEICLYLRQNQPLNDWGAVVLYPNRNVDTGNIKHYREFFTSGRVRRIYLDELGDAASLPIGIATAKLVIATDDIAIAQAKELIDRTKSEINSPPKQQQLLQFIETILAYKFPTMSREEMEEMFGLSELKQTRFYQEAFQEGVEQGKVQGIEQGRVQGIEQGKLKAVPAMLAAGLTVEQVAQALDLSVEEVRQVAQSQP from the coding sequence GTGAAAACAGACATCATCTTTTATCGGCTGTTTCAAGAATTCCCTGATATCTTTTTTGAACTTATTGGGAATCCTCCAGAATCAGCTAGTCTTTATCAATTTTCATCAGTTGAAATCAAACAAACAGCCTTCAGAATCGATGGTGTGTTTCTACCGACACAAGGAAGTGAGAACCCGATTTACTTTGTTGAAGTGCAATTTCAAGCTGATGGGGAAATTTATTCACGGCTAATTGCAGAAATATGTTTATACCTCCGTCAGAATCAACCGTTAAATGATTGGGGTGCTGTGGTTTTATACCCAAACAGGAATGTAGATACAGGCAATATTAAACATTACCGTGAGTTTTTCACAAGTGGGCGCGTCAGGCGCATTTATTTGGATGAATTAGGTGACGCTGCATCGCTTCCAATTGGCATTGCAACTGCTAAATTAGTAATTGCAACCGATGATATAGCGATCGCACAAGCAAAGGAGTTGATAGACAGAACCAAGTCAGAGATAAACTCACCACCAAAACAGCAGCAATTATTACAATTTATAGAAACTATTTTGGCTTACAAATTTCCCACAATGAGTAGGGAGGAGATGGAGGAAATGTTTGGCTTAAGCGAGTTAAAGCAAACCAGATTTTATCAGGAAGCCTTTCAGGAAGGTGTTGAACAAGGTAAGGTTCAAGGCATTGAACAAGGTAGGGTTCAAGGCATTGAGCAAGGTAAACTCAAAGCAGTACCAGCAATGTTAGCAGCCGGGTTGACTGTAGAACAAGTAGCACAGGCGCTAGATTTGAGTGTCGAAGAAGTCAGACAAGTAGCACAAAGTCAACCTTGA
- a CDS encoding ABC-F family ATP-binding cassette domain-containing protein, translating into MLRLEHISKIYPTGEVLKDINWEVKPGDRIGLVGVNGAGKSTQLKIISGEMEPTAGEIIRPNSLHIAYLNQEFEVDPTRTVREEFWTVFQEANEVQLSLAHIPQEMETASPEELDRLIDKLDRLQRKFEALDGYNLDARIGKILPEMGFGLEDGDRLVSAFSGGWQMRMSLGKILLQKPDLLLLDEPTNHLDLETIEWLENYLRGLITPMVIVSHDREFLDRLCNQIVETERGVSSTYLGNYSAYLEQKAESQSAQLSAYERQQKELEKQQTFVDRFRASATRSTQAKSREKQLDKIERIEAPIAGVRTLHFRFPPAPRSGREVVEIKDLTHLYGEKILFLSANLLIERGDRIAFLGPNGAGKSTLLRVIMGMEPPTEGIVQLGDHNVIPGYFEQNQAEALDLKKTVMETIHDEVPDWDNQEVRTLLGRFLFTGDTVFKAVGALSGGEKARLALAKMLLRPANLLILDEPTNHLDIPAKEMLEEALKNYDGTAIVVSHDRYFISQVANKIVEIRDGEFRVYLGDYHYYLQKIAEEKEQAKLAAIAAEKAAKKAAKASSKKK; encoded by the coding sequence ATGCTGCGACTAGAACATATAAGTAAAATTTATCCCACAGGCGAAGTTCTCAAAGATATCAACTGGGAAGTTAAACCAGGCGATCGCATTGGCTTAGTCGGTGTCAACGGTGCCGGAAAATCCACCCAACTCAAAATCATCTCTGGGGAAATGGAACCCACCGCCGGCGAAATCATTCGCCCTAATAGCTTACATATAGCCTACCTCAACCAAGAGTTTGAAGTAGACCCCACCCGCACCGTTAGAGAAGAATTTTGGACTGTCTTCCAAGAAGCCAACGAAGTACAGTTATCTCTGGCGCATATACCACAAGAGATGGAAACGGCTAGCCCAGAGGAACTGGATCGGCTGATAGATAAGTTGGATCGGTTGCAACGTAAATTTGAAGCCTTGGATGGCTACAACTTAGATGCACGCATCGGGAAAATTTTACCAGAGATGGGGTTTGGGCTAGAAGATGGCGATCGCCTCGTCAGTGCCTTCAGTGGTGGTTGGCAAATGCGGATGAGTTTAGGTAAAATTTTGCTGCAAAAACCCGACTTGTTGCTGCTGGATGAACCGACTAATCACCTAGATTTAGAAACCATAGAGTGGTTGGAAAATTACCTCCGAGGGCTGATTACGCCGATGGTAATAGTCTCCCATGACCGTGAGTTCCTTGACCGCCTCTGCAACCAAATTGTGGAAACGGAACGTGGCGTTTCTAGTACCTATCTTGGTAACTACTCGGCATATTTAGAACAAAAAGCCGAAAGTCAATCAGCACAACTTAGCGCTTACGAACGTCAGCAAAAAGAATTAGAGAAACAGCAAACCTTTGTTGATAGATTTCGCGCCAGTGCTACCCGCAGTACCCAGGCAAAAAGCCGGGAAAAGCAACTCGACAAAATCGAGCGCATTGAAGCACCTATTGCTGGGGTAAGAACTCTACACTTCCGTTTTCCCCCCGCACCCCGCAGTGGACGCGAGGTAGTGGAAATTAAAGATTTAACTCATCTTTATGGTGAGAAAATCCTGTTTTTATCTGCAAATCTCCTAATTGAAAGAGGCGATCGCATTGCTTTTCTTGGCCCCAACGGTGCTGGGAAATCTACCCTTCTGCGCGTCATCATGGGTATGGAACCACCCACAGAAGGTATTGTTCAATTAGGGGATCACAACGTTATTCCTGGTTACTTTGAGCAAAATCAAGCTGAAGCTTTGGACTTGAAGAAAACTGTCATGGAAACCATTCATGATGAAGTTCCAGACTGGGATAATCAAGAAGTTCGCACGCTTTTGGGACGCTTCTTATTTACTGGTGATACTGTATTTAAGGCAGTTGGGGCATTAAGTGGAGGAGAAAAAGCTCGTCTGGCGTTGGCAAAAATGCTCTTACGTCCCGCGAACTTACTAATTTTAGATGAGCCGACAAACCACCTAGATATTCCAGCGAAGGAAATGCTGGAAGAAGCTCTCAAAAATTATGACGGTACGGCAATTGTAGTTTCCCACGATCGCTACTTTATTTCTCAAGTAGCTAATAAAATCGTCGAAATCCGTGATGGTGAATTCCGCGTTTACTTAGGAGACTATCATTACTATCTCCAGAAAATTGCCGAAGAAAAAGAACAAGCAAAGTTAGCTGCGATCGCTGCTGAAAAAGCTGCTAAAAAAGCTGCAAAAGCTTCCAGTAAAAAGAAATAA
- the gpmI gene encoding 2,3-bisphosphoglycerate-independent phosphoglycerate mutase yields MTKAPVAPVVLVILDGWGYCEEKRGNAINAAKTPIVDSLWTAYPHTLIRTSGKAVGLPEGQMGNSEVGHLNIGAGRVVPQELVRISDAVEDGSIALNPALVKICQEVRSRNGKLHLVGLCSEGGVHSHITHLFGLLDLAKDQRIPEVCIHAITDGRDTAPTDGVRAITMLQDYIDRTGIGRIVTLSGRYYAMDRDHRWDRVKRAYDVMTQDGTGDNRTAVEILQESYAEGVKDEFINPIRIAPGAIEPGDGVIFFNFRPDRSRQLTQALVSPTFNGFERQQITPLSFVTFTQYDSDLPVAVAFEPQNLSNILGEVIANHSLNQFRTAETEKYAHVTYFFNGGLEEAFVGEDRELVSSPMVATYDHAPAMSAAAVTDVAIAAIQKGIYSLVVINYANPDMVGHTGQIEATITAVETVDRCLGRLLESVIKAGGTTIITADHGNAEYMLDDGGNPWTAHTTNPVPFILVEGEKVKIPGYGTNVELRTDGKLSDIAPTILEILQLPQPPEMTGRSLLKTAEYELQRTRTPVQVGL; encoded by the coding sequence ATGACCAAAGCACCTGTTGCTCCTGTGGTGCTAGTCATTTTAGACGGATGGGGCTACTGCGAGGAAAAGCGAGGAAACGCTATTAATGCTGCTAAAACTCCCATTGTGGACAGTTTATGGACAGCTTACCCGCATACCCTCATCCGCACATCAGGAAAAGCCGTAGGGTTGCCAGAAGGTCAAATGGGCAACTCGGAAGTAGGTCACTTGAACATTGGTGCTGGGCGAGTTGTACCGCAAGAACTGGTACGCATCTCTGATGCGGTCGAAGACGGTTCTATTGCCTTAAACCCAGCACTCGTCAAAATTTGCCAGGAAGTTCGCTCTCGGAATGGCAAGCTGCATTTAGTAGGCCTTTGTTCTGAGGGAGGGGTACATTCGCATATTACCCATCTATTCGGGCTACTTGACTTAGCCAAAGACCAGCGAATTCCAGAAGTTTGTATTCACGCCATCACCGATGGTCGTGACACCGCCCCAACTGACGGTGTAAGAGCAATCACAATGCTGCAAGATTATATAGACCGTACAGGCATTGGGCGCATAGTCACCCTCAGCGGTCGCTACTACGCGATGGATCGCGATCATCGCTGGGATCGGGTCAAACGCGCCTACGACGTAATGACCCAAGATGGTACAGGTGATAATCGCACGGCTGTGGAAATCTTGCAAGAATCTTACGCCGAAGGGGTAAAAGATGAATTTATCAACCCCATCCGAATTGCACCCGGCGCAATAGAACCAGGGGATGGGGTGATATTTTTCAACTTCCGCCCCGATCGCTCCAGACAACTGACTCAAGCTTTGGTCAGTCCCACATTTAACGGTTTTGAAAGACAGCAAATCACACCACTGTCTTTTGTCACGTTTACGCAGTATGATTCAGACTTACCCGTGGCTGTAGCCTTTGAGCCTCAGAATCTCAGTAACATTCTGGGAGAAGTCATAGCCAATCACAGTCTGAATCAGTTCCGCACCGCCGAAACAGAAAAATATGCCCACGTTACCTATTTCTTTAATGGGGGCCTGGAGGAAGCTTTTGTTGGAGAAGATCGGGAACTGGTAAGCAGCCCGATGGTAGCGACTTACGATCACGCCCCAGCGATGTCAGCAGCAGCAGTTACAGATGTTGCGATCGCTGCGATTCAAAAGGGTATATATTCCCTAGTTGTGATTAACTATGCCAACCCAGACATGGTAGGGCATACTGGTCAAATTGAAGCTACCATTACAGCAGTTGAGACAGTTGATCGCTGTTTGGGACGCTTGTTAGAAAGCGTTATCAAAGCCGGCGGTACAACAATTATTACTGCCGATCATGGCAACGCTGAGTATATGCTAGATGATGGGGGTAATCCCTGGACAGCCCATACTACTAACCCAGTCCCCTTTATATTGGTAGAAGGCGAGAAAGTCAAAATCCCTGGATATGGTACAAATGTCGAACTGCGAACCGATGGCAAGCTATCCGACATCGCTCCCACGATTCTAGAGATTTTACAGCTGCCTCAGCCACCAGAAATGACCGGGCGATCGCTGCTAAAAACAGCAGAATATGAGTTGCAACGCACTCGCACCCCCGTACAAGTGGGACTGTAA
- the secG gene encoding preprotein translocase subunit SecG, producing MTVSNIVQGIWAFSATGLIILVLLHSPKGDGIGAIGGQAQLFSSTKSAENTLNRITWALTVIFLGLTVVLSAGWLPK from the coding sequence ATGACAGTTAGTAATATTGTGCAAGGCATTTGGGCGTTTTCCGCCACTGGTTTGATTATCTTAGTTTTACTGCATAGCCCTAAAGGTGATGGTATTGGAGCTATTGGAGGACAAGCCCAGTTATTTAGTAGCACCAAAAGTGCAGAAAACACATTAAACCGAATTACTTGGGCATTGACAGTAATTTTTCTCGGTTTAACAGTCGTTTTAAGTGCTGGTTGGCTGCCTAAATAA
- a CDS encoding peptidase: MGKKTQHPILNTIINLISRRLITALALFIGTGLSMVFTNLPPSNGLTIKPKSAYSDLIISLPTSSSPKPHPLPPTLAQWQDSTNSGDYFSQVTTTQVGYLVWSQFPIRVYVESPISITKKQAQAWINAVLQGVQEWSNYLPLTIVEQPEIADITIVRKAPPLQISPSSNITRARSAQTTYELYTNNKVLSHRFTILLSPSQTGEYLIAASRHEFGHALGIWGHSPLQTDALYFSQVRNPPPISSRDVNTLKRVYEQPTNLGWPLGDNSKIN; encoded by the coding sequence ATGGGGAAAAAAACCCAACACCCGATACTTAACACCATAATAAATTTAATTTCACGACGGTTAATTACAGCTCTTGCCTTGTTTATTGGCACAGGGCTGTCAATGGTTTTTACTAATCTCCCGCCAAGTAATGGGTTGACAATAAAACCAAAATCTGCATATTCAGATTTAATAATCTCTCTCCCCACCTCATCTTCCCCAAAACCCCATCCCCTACCGCCCACACTTGCACAGTGGCAAGATAGCACAAACAGTGGTGACTACTTTTCCCAAGTCACAACAACCCAAGTAGGTTACTTAGTTTGGTCGCAATTTCCGATTCGAGTTTACGTAGAATCACCAATATCAATCACTAAAAAACAAGCTCAAGCATGGATTAACGCTGTATTACAAGGTGTACAGGAGTGGAGTAATTATTTACCTTTAACAATAGTCGAACAGCCGGAAATTGCTGATATTACGATTGTGCGAAAAGCGCCACCTCTACAAATTTCCCCTAGTAGTAATATAACCCGTGCGCGATCGGCACAAACTACTTACGAGTTATACACCAACAACAAAGTTTTATCCCACCGCTTCACCATCTTGTTAAGCCCTAGTCAAACAGGTGAGTATCTCATAGCAGCTAGCCGCCACGAATTTGGCCATGCACTGGGAATTTGGGGTCATAGTCCGCTACAAACTGATGCGCTATACTTTTCTCAAGTTCGTAACCCGCCCCCTATTTCTTCTAGAGATGTAAATACTCTAAAGCGGGTTTATGAACAGCCAACCAATTTAGGATGGCCTTTAGGGGATAATTCAAAAATTAATTGA
- a CDS encoding PIN domain-containing protein translates to MNNRRWQLNVSTTLVFEYEEILKREKEQLGLIDEDIDNVIETLCRIANRCSIFYLWRPVARDPDDDFLIDLAVKCQADFIITYNQKDLQAAQKFGVRVVSPKEFLQIVGEIP, encoded by the coding sequence CTGAATAATAGACGTTGGCAGTTAAATGTCTCTACCACCTTAGTCTTCGAGTATGAAGAAATTCTCAAACGAGAAAAAGAGCAGCTTGGATTGATCGATGAAGATATTGACAACGTTATTGAAACTCTTTGTAGAATCGCTAATAGATGTAGCATTTTCTATTTATGGCGGCCAGTAGCACGCGATCCTGATGATGATTTTCTCATCGATTTAGCTGTTAAATGCCAAGCCGACTTTATCATTACTTACAATCAAAAAGATTTACAAGCAGCCCAAAAATTCGGAGTGAGGGTAGTTTCACCCAAAGAATTCTTGCAAATAGTAGGAGAAATCCCATGA
- a CDS encoding DUF29 domain-containing protein, whose translation MTAIIDIKTLYESNYLQWLEETIKSLKNRQLADIDYENLIEELEYLAKNEKRRVRSLLEQIIRHLLLYQYWDLEKPRNANHWSGEIISFRNQINEDLSANLRKHLEDNFSIIYSNALDYVKAKTNLTNLPELCPYTLEQILDKNWLP comes from the coding sequence ATGACTGCAATCATCGATATAAAAACATTATATGAATCCAATTACCTGCAATGGTTAGAAGAGACTATTAAATCTCTCAAAAATCGACAATTAGCAGACATTGACTATGAAAATTTAATAGAAGAATTGGAATATTTGGCTAAAAATGAAAAAAGGCGAGTAAGAAGTTTGTTGGAACAAATTATTAGGCATTTATTACTTTATCAATATTGGGATTTAGAAAAGCCAAGAAATGCTAATCATTGGTCAGGAGAAATTATTAGTTTTCGTAATCAAATAAATGAAGATTTAAGTGCCAATTTACGCAAACATTTAGAGGATAATTTCAGCATAATTTATAGCAATGCCTTAGATTATGTTAAGGCTAAAACAAATTTAACCAATTTACCCGAATTATGTCCTTATACCTTAGAGCAAATTTTAGATAAAAATTGGTTGCCTTAA
- a CDS encoding glycosyltransferase family 4 protein produces the protein MRIAWIGKKSPFCGNVTYSREITNALLDKEHQVSFLHFAQEESEPDNWPNLREVSLPFIYKSQVYTIPTFKATKVLTDSLREIKPDVVHASLTLSPLDFFLPEICEELRLPLVATFHTPFAGKGAKLVSGTQLLAYQLYAPFLVNYDRVIVFSQIQRELLAGMGVREENIAVIPNGVDPVKYSPGFSQVKAEFKAERLFVYQGRIAPEKNVEALLRAWKQSAMGPGTKLLIVGDGPLKSSLEQFYGSEYGIIWLGFVADEDRRIEILRGADVFVLPSLVEGLSLSLLEGMSCGLACLATDVGADGEVLEKGAGIVINTKTARSQLRTLLPVLQDHPELTTLLGQKARVRVLDRYTLSKNITLLEELYKEVLAQRPLPLRYFSPKL, from the coding sequence ATGCGTATAGCCTGGATTGGAAAAAAATCACCCTTTTGCGGCAATGTCACCTACAGTCGAGAAATTACAAATGCCTTGCTAGACAAGGAACATCAAGTTAGCTTTCTTCACTTCGCCCAAGAAGAGTCTGAACCTGACAACTGGCCAAATCTTCGAGAGGTTTCCCTACCTTTCATTTACAAGTCCCAGGTTTATACAATTCCCACTTTTAAAGCGACCAAAGTTTTAACTGATTCGTTGCGAGAAATCAAGCCAGATGTAGTCCATGCTTCCTTGACGTTATCTCCTTTAGACTTTTTTCTACCGGAAATCTGTGAGGAACTGAGGTTGCCCCTAGTTGCCACTTTTCACACGCCGTTTGCTGGAAAGGGGGCAAAGCTGGTATCGGGAACACAGCTTTTGGCTTATCAGCTCTATGCACCTTTTTTAGTTAACTACGATCGCGTGATTGTATTTTCCCAAATTCAGCGAGAATTATTAGCAGGGATGGGCGTGAGGGAAGAGAATATTGCTGTAATTCCTAACGGTGTTGATCCCGTCAAGTATTCTCCAGGATTTTCTCAAGTCAAAGCAGAATTTAAAGCCGAACGTTTGTTTGTCTATCAGGGTCGTATAGCCCCAGAGAAAAACGTCGAAGCCCTCCTCCGTGCTTGGAAGCAGTCGGCAATGGGGCCTGGTACTAAGTTGCTAATTGTTGGCGATGGGCCTTTGAAGTCGTCTTTAGAGCAATTTTATGGTTCAGAATACGGCATTATCTGGTTGGGATTTGTCGCTGATGAAGACCGACGGATCGAAATTTTGCGGGGCGCAGATGTATTTGTTTTGCCTTCATTGGTAGAGGGTTTGTCCCTATCTCTGTTAGAAGGAATGTCATGTGGGTTGGCTTGTTTAGCAACAGACGTGGGTGCAGATGGAGAAGTATTAGAAAAAGGTGCAGGTATAGTTATTAATACTAAAACAGCGCGATCGCAATTGAGAACGCTCTTGCCAGTGTTGCAAGACCATCCTGAGTTAACAACTTTACTGGGGCAAAAAGCTAGAGTGCGTGTATTAGACCGCTATACCCTTAGTAAAAATATTACTCTACTGGAAGAACTTTATAAAGAAGTTTTAGCACAACGACCTCTACCGCTAAGATACTTCTCGCCTAAGCTTTAA
- a CDS encoding MFS transporter encodes MQPSDLDKKILPLSPSLAKKQNRVSDPTVRNHLSAVSKCTPSQINGQEMSPKDVSHNEQNCTAQIPPKTDVSSESETQSEEKLTTAQGSSNGHLPVATIPEKEPSTLNGSGSGGEAVSGNLKQQGFLPVLKNPNFLALWGGQVFSQLADKVYLVLMIALINTQFQGSNQSISGWVSVLMMAFTIPAVLFGSVAGVFVDRWSKKAVLVATNIWRGILVLSIPFLMWLTHDWKPIGVLPVGFLIILGVTFLVSTLTQFFAPAEQAAIPLIVEEQDLLSANSLYTTTMMASVIVGFAVGEPLLAIADGLWLQIGGSGSLGKEFLVGGSYAIAGIILFLLATKEKHYHPDTEFPHVFSDLRDGFAYLKANHRVRNALLQLIILFSVFAALTVLAVRMAEIIPNMKASQFGFLLAAGGVGIAAGATLLGQFGQRFSYTQLSLCGCMGMAASLIGLSVFTTQLWLVLLLVALLGIFGALVGIPMQTAIQTETPPEMRGKVFGLQNNVINIALSLPLALAGVAETFVGLQAVFLGLAAIVFSGGILTWYNSHK; translated from the coding sequence ATGCAACCGTCTGATTTGGATAAAAAAATCCTGCCTTTGTCACCAAGCCTTGCCAAAAAACAGAATAGGGTATCAGATCCTACAGTCAGGAATCACTTGAGTGCTGTTTCAAAGTGTACACCTAGTCAAATAAATGGCCAAGAAATGTCCCCAAAAGACGTTTCTCATAACGAGCAAAATTGCACAGCCCAGATACCACCAAAAACGGATGTTTCAAGTGAATCAGAAACACAATCTGAGGAAAAATTAACCACTGCCCAAGGAAGTAGCAATGGGCATTTGCCAGTAGCTACTATCCCAGAAAAAGAACCATCAACATTAAATGGATCTGGTTCTGGTGGAGAAGCTGTTTCAGGAAATCTTAAACAGCAGGGGTTTTTGCCTGTATTAAAAAACCCTAATTTTCTAGCTCTTTGGGGCGGTCAAGTTTTCTCCCAACTAGCAGATAAAGTTTATTTGGTGCTGATGATTGCTTTGATTAATACTCAGTTTCAGGGTAGTAATCAAAGTATTAGTGGTTGGGTGTCAGTATTAATGATGGCTTTTACCATTCCAGCCGTATTGTTTGGTTCCGTTGCTGGCGTGTTTGTCGATCGCTGGTCGAAAAAGGCTGTGCTGGTGGCAACGAATATTTGGCGCGGCATCCTGGTTTTGTCAATTCCCTTTCTGATGTGGTTGACTCATGACTGGAAACCCATAGGAGTCTTGCCAGTTGGTTTTTTGATCATTCTGGGTGTGACTTTTTTAGTTTCTACGCTGACGCAGTTTTTTGCACCGGCAGAACAGGCGGCAATTCCCTTAATAGTAGAAGAACAGGATTTACTTTCGGCAAATTCGCTTTATACGACAACGATGATGGCATCGGTGATTGTTGGGTTTGCTGTCGGGGAACCATTGTTAGCGATCGCCGATGGACTTTGGCTGCAAATTGGTGGTAGTGGTAGTTTGGGCAAAGAATTTTTAGTAGGTGGTAGTTATGCGATCGCGGGAATAATTTTATTCCTCCTAGCAACTAAGGAAAAACACTACCACCCCGATACAGAATTCCCTCACGTATTCTCTGATTTGCGAGATGGTTTTGCCTACCTCAAAGCAAATCATCGCGTCCGCAATGCTTTGCTTCAGCTAATTATCCTGTTTTCTGTTTTTGCAGCATTAACTGTTCTAGCCGTTCGCATGGCGGAAATTATTCCCAACATGAAAGCCTCCCAGTTTGGCTTTTTGCTAGCAGCAGGTGGTGTTGGCATCGCTGCGGGAGCAACACTTCTCGGTCAATTTGGTCAACGCTTCTCCTACACCCAGCTAAGTCTGTGTGGTTGTATGGGCATGGCAGCATCGCTCATTGGTCTGTCAGTATTTACCACTCAACTTTGGCTAGTCTTGTTACTAGTGGCACTATTAGGTATCTTTGGGGCACTAGTGGGAATTCCCATGCAAACAGCGATTCAAACAGAAACACCTCCAGAAATGCGTGGTAAAGTTTTTGGTTTACAAAACAATGTAATTAATATTGCTCTCTCCTTACCTTTGGCATTAGCAGGTGTAGCAGAAACCTTTGTAGGATTACAGGCAGTTTTTTTGGGATTAGCTGCGATCGTCTTTTCAGGAGGCATATTAACCTGGTATAACTCACACAAGTAG
- the recO gene encoding DNA repair protein RecO, producing the protein MSRTYKATGINLKTQVLGESDKIVTILTPEFGLIRAVAPGARKHNSSLGGRSGMFVVNELLIAKGRSLDKITQAQTLKTYPGLAKDLGKLAASQYLAEIVLCQALSEQPQEELYELFNEHLHRLEALSSANPSGVLAHLAHGVFHLLALAGVTPQVQVCCLSGNLLKPNFTDPNWQVGFSIPAGGTVCLEAWERLRREGEREREIQRNSSFSPLPNHPIIPLPPKPGSQTVVVHRQEIPVISSRPGAMELALLQHLSQPEIMQIDGARDYDWLSVEQILRQYAQYQLGRPIRSATLIDSYFAANHDATV; encoded by the coding sequence ATGAGTAGAACCTACAAGGCAACGGGAATTAATCTTAAAACCCAAGTGCTAGGAGAATCGGATAAAATAGTGACGATTTTGACACCAGAATTCGGTCTGATTCGAGCAGTGGCTCCAGGGGCACGCAAGCACAACTCCAGCCTGGGCGGCAGGAGTGGTATGTTTGTTGTGAATGAACTATTGATTGCGAAAGGGCGATCGCTTGATAAAATTACCCAAGCACAGACGTTAAAAACTTATCCTGGTTTAGCTAAAGATTTGGGAAAATTGGCTGCCAGTCAGTATTTAGCAGAAATAGTCTTGTGTCAAGCTTTGAGCGAACAACCCCAAGAAGAACTTTATGAGTTGTTCAATGAACATCTCCATCGGTTGGAGGCGTTATCTAGTGCAAATCCATCTGGGGTTTTGGCTCATCTGGCTCATGGGGTGTTTCACCTTTTAGCATTAGCAGGAGTAACGCCACAAGTGCAAGTCTGCTGCCTATCTGGAAACCTGCTCAAGCCAAACTTTACAGACCCAAACTGGCAGGTAGGATTTAGTATCCCTGCGGGTGGAACGGTTTGTTTAGAAGCTTGGGAACGTTTGCGAAGAGAGGGTGAGAGGGAGAGGGAAATACAAAGAAATTCATCTTTTTCTCCATTACCCAATCACCCCATTATCCCATTACCTCCAAAACCTGGCTCCCAAACAGTTGTTGTGCATCGGCAAGAAATACCTGTGATTTCTAGTCGTCCGGGTGCTATGGAACTGGCTTTACTTCAACATCTGTCACAACCAGAGATAATGCAAATTGATGGTGCTAGAGATTATGACTGGTTATCTGTTGAACAGATTTTGCGCCAGTATGCTCAGTATCAATTAGGTCGCCCTATTCGCTCTGCTACCTTGATCGACTCTTATTTTGCTGCCAACCATGATGCAACCGTCTGA